From Phocoena sinus isolate mPhoSin1 chromosome 16, mPhoSin1.pri, whole genome shotgun sequence:
ccatgcctctctctcacttcaccccagcttccccttccccttccctgtgtcctcaagtccattctctgacATTTTGCCAAGCTATCAAAGACTTATTTTTGCAAAGTGGGTTATTGTATTTGGGGCATCAACCCCGGAGCCCCTAAGACCAACCTCTTCCTTAAAGTGCTGTATCCTTTTGTTCTTGGTTCACTGGACCGAGGCCTGTGAGGTCATTGGAaggtgtcatttatttttttacgtAGAAAACAATTAAGTGGAAAAAGACTAGTTCTAAGGGCAAATTATCTAACTTGTGTTTCTAGAGACAGTAATTCTACTCTTTGATCCCAAAGAGTAGAGACTGATCTACCCCATCCTCACTTCCCTGCTTCACATAATCGCAGACTTGGTTCTATATACCTTTTTGgtaatttcttaaatttcatctCCAGTACGTTGAATTTGGAGTCACTCTTGTTGGAGATTGTTGGTATTTGAGCAGAGAAAGGTGAGCCAAGACAGGGGTTCAGTCAGTGAAGGTTTGTGAGGAGAccctgggaaaagaaaaggaaatagaaatgtaCCTGGTGAAGAACAGCAGTCCTGAATGTCAGGGAGTCAGACTGTGACCAGCAGAGAACTTACCCCAGACAAAGCTAACGTCATATAACCCTGTGTGTGGGGATGTGGACTTGAGAGTCAGGTACAGTGCAACTCCCCCCAAATTTTCAAGCATTCAATTATTTCGACCATCTGGATCAGGGATCCAAGAAGCAGCGCTGGGCATCAGAAGCGGCTCAGGTATCATAAAATCTGCCTGTGAATAGAATCTGGCATTCTattaaaccaaaccaaaacaaaagcaaagcatcTCTCTGAAACTGGGGACAACAGGGATCACCCACACTTTTCCTCAAAAAAGgaacagtagggcttccctggtggcgcagtggttgagagtctgcctgctgatgcagaggacacgggttcgtgccccggtccgggaagatcccacatgtcgcagagtggctgggcccgtgagccatggccgttgagcctgcgcgtccggagcctgtgctccgcaatgggagaggccacaacagtgagaggcccgcgtactgcaaaaaaaaaaaaaggaacagtaaATGGAAACGCCCGTGATTTAAGATGTATAATGCGTCGCTGGGTAGTCTCTTTAttttagtgtgtcatttaaaattttttatttagtgAATATAAAAACACTTTGTAAAGGCTGTGACAGGGTTGACTATGATTCCActgtctcatttctatttttctcctaagATTGGAAGTTCTTCCACAGTGAATTCTACCAGAGGTGGTGCCGAGGTGAGCCCAGCCCTCCTTCTTAGATGGGAAGTCACCACTGTAACTTCAAAGTCAACACAgtctaaaatatttgctttgcTAAACATTATGTAGTTTTCAGGGTAAAAAACTGTTATCCACTCGATTGTCCAGACGTGAAATCATATATTACAGAAAAGAAACCAACGTTTAAGGGTTTAAAAATTACTCCCTGCAAATTGTGATTAACATCCACTGAGCCTGCCTTGCACGTGTCACCTGTATGCCACAAGGATGCGGGTGCCCTGAAATGTAACTGAGAGCAGTGAGCACCCTCAAGGGGAGGGACAGGACCGGTATGGACAGAGACCTGGTCTTTCAGTGTCAGAAGGCAACTTTGAGGACATCCATTCCCAACCCTTCCCTGAAGTGTAGGAGACACTTTTAGCTGGCTGACTGATGCAGCATACAATAATATTGGCTTAcatattaagaaatttttttctttttctattccattCTAAACCTTCTGTTTGAGCTGGGGAGAAAGCCCTGGGTTTGCTGATGGCGTGTCTAAACCTCTTAACACTTACTAACATCTCTTTTCAAAAATCCATGGGCAGGCCTCAGACAAGAAGTTTTGAGGAAGCAATGATGTTTGGGTGGAATTCAATCACTTtggattaggttttttttttccctcactgcaTTTACTTTTAGGTTACTTTCTATTTATGAGGAGTGATCTTGATTTTCTATGAGATGGAAGGGAGGAGTGAAGTGTGCACGTCAGGGATGCTCCAGACTTGGTAACTGCTCCAAGGGTACTAGTGTGGTGGTAGTGGATTTGGGAAGAGGCAGCATCCAGGGCACTTGGTGTGGTTACTTATAGAGATTATCTGTCAGAGCTGGTCCTCATCACATTCTCTGTACCAAGCAAGCAGTGAGTTGGATCTGAGTCTGTGCCAAAGCAAAAGGATTGAGAGTGCATGGTTACCTGGGCTGGGGGTCAGGGCAGTGCGCTAGGAAGAGGGCAATAGATGAACTGGTAACCCTCTCCCAGAAGCAGAGCTGGTGGCCACACCCCAGGCAGTGTGTCCTATCTCTCACCCATCCTCAAGCCAACAGTGTGGGAAGAACATACACACTGTTCACATAAAACCAAAAATCACTAAATGTTTGCACCACACTAGAAAGGCAAACAGACATAGCAATACCCGAGgcaacaaaatggagaaaaataagatattagaataagtaaaattattatcAGACAGAAGTAAACATTGCATCCATAAGTAAGAGCCAAATAGAGACCTTGAAGATTAAACTGTTGTTTGGTTATAGGACAATCTTAGTACACTGGCTAAACAGCAGAATGGGTCACTGAAGAGCCAATTAGTAAACTGGAAGACAAAGTTTAGAGGCTCTTCCAGAATTCAGTGCAAACAGACAagcagatagaaaataaaaaggaatactgGAGAGTCAAGGAAGAGAGATCCAGATATTTCAATATCCGTCTAAGGAGCATTctagaataaaaaggagaaaacagaagtaagaaaataaagaaataattgaagaaaatttTCTATAACAAAAAAACCGCcctcaaaatcataaaattaaaaataaaaacccgaGGATCCTAAAAGTGAAATATCCCACCCATGTAAATGTTAGACTTGATTAGCCAATCAACAAGCTAAGTATAatctatatataattttgtagCCAGAAAAGGAGgctacacacatacaaatataaacacacacacacacacacacacacacacacacacacacgcatgtaaAGCTGGTAAAATTTGAATAAGGTCTATGGATTGTACCAACATCAATCTCCTGGTTGTGATATGTGTGGTAGGTAGGATTCTAAGATGACCCTGTTGACCCTCATTTTTGTGTAATCCCCTGGCTGTGAGTGTGGGCAGAACCTGTGAGTATAATGCAATATAATTCCCATACTTAAGTTATATAGAAAAAGGGATTTTCCATATATAATTAAGGCCCCAAGTCCATTGACCTTAAGGCATGGAGTTTGCATTTCTGCCACGTGAGGTTACAGAGAGCACAAACAGTCATCAAACACTGAACCTGCCCCGccgtgatcttggacttcccaacctccagaattgtgagaaataaatgtttattgttaataagcaaacaaacaaaaaaacatacggagattatcctgggtgggTCAGATCTAGTCATGTGATCCCTTAAAAACAGACTGGATGCTTCCTGGTGAGAGAGGTCACAAAATGTGAGAGGGATTTGAACTCCATCACTGGCTTTGGAGCTGGAGGAGGCCACGTAGCAAGGAAAGCAGCAACTTCCAGGAGCTAAGAATGACCACTGGCTGATAGCTAGCAAGTGAGCAGGgatctcagtcctacaaccacaaggaactgaattctgccacaaCCACGTAGGTTGAATTAGGACCCTGGAGCACAGGTGAAAGTGCAGTACAGTCAACCCTTGGTTTTAGCTTGTGAgactgagcagagaacccagccacAAATGCCCAGACTTCTGATCTACAGAACGGGGAACTagtaaatgggtgttgttttaagccactaagtttatggtaattggctgcacagcaatagaaaattaatacagccaTTTACTATACTTATGCCAGATGTTATCATCAGGGAGAAGTGGGTGAAAGAGACACAGAATGTctctatactattttttttttacaattttctatgaatctataattatttcaaataaaaaaggttttaaaatggaagattgcacattcttttcaaatgtagaACGGTTACAAAAATTGACCATGTGTTAAGCcacaagaacatttaaaatttttcagtaagCAGAAATCATACAGGTCTTAATCAGTGACCACAAtgcaaaaattaatcaattaataaaatatgggcaatgaaaagtaacaagaaaaaataaattagaaaacacacTGCTTAATAATTcctggattaaaaaagaaaacaattacaagCTACTTAAACAATCATGAGAGGCCCATGCTATAGCTACACCGTGGCATTTGAAAGAAATAGCCTTACCTGCACTTACAAGAAAACAGGAAAGTCTGCAAAGAACTGAGTTATGCTTTCACCTTgagaagctagaaaaaaatcaaagtaagcCCAAGAACAGAATTAGTAAACATGAAAGCATAAATTATCAAGATCAAAAGcgaacagcagcaacaaaaatgtAGTTTTGGTGAAAAGAGCAAAGATATGTGAGCAACATTCAGCATGTCAAAGGACAGGATGTAACTTTAAAGCATTAAGATGActttctcaaaaactaaaaatgtccaaaattagggaaaaatgaaatagaaacaccATACAGACCAGTCTTCAtgaagtattttgaaaatattttcaaagatccacacctggggcttccctggtggcgcagtggttaagaatccacctgccaaggcaggggatgtgggttcgagccctggtccaggaagatgccacatgccgcggagccactaagcctgtgcaccacaactactgagcctgcgctctagagaccgcgtgccacaactatggagcccgcgtgccacaactactgaagcccacgcgcctagagcccgcgctccacaacaagagaagccagtgcaatgagaagcccgtgcaccgcaacaaagagtagcccctgtttgctgcaactagagaaagcccacgtgcagcaaggaagacccgacacagccaaaaataaaataaataaaataaaataaattaaaaaaaaagatccgcACCTGTAAACAACGACAGGTCCAAGACACTTCATGGCAATGGCAAATTCTACGGACATTTGCAATTTATATAAGCAGTGTCAGAGCatagtaaaaatacattttaaaatcctaaataaaatatttgcatatgaagtcCTGAATTTATCAAAAGAACATTACGTCGTAAGCAACTAGAGTTTGTCTTAAGAATGCTAAAAAGGCTCAACCttagaaaatacattaatatatgttATTACATTAACAGATTAATATAGAAAATttatgtgatcatctcaataaatgccaaAATACCATTTGCTATAATGTCACCTGTTACATGAACAATAAGAACTACAACAAAACTcttcaaattatttaataatcTCAAAAAAAGGGAGTCCTAAGTAAGACATGATATCCAGAAGCCATTAAGTAGGAGACTCATACATTTTACTACATTACAATATATGCTGGGCTAAAATATGGCGTACACCACACCactgcaagatgttaataacaggagAAACTGTGGGCAGTGAGAATGTGAGGAGAGTGGGTATATGAGAACCGTCtgctttctgttcaattttttatAAACCTAAAAGTGTTCTAAGAAGTAACGTCTATTAACATAaaatagatatgtatatgtatgtataggtaCATATATCaacaaagaggaacaaacaacaacaaactacaGAAAACACTTGTAACGCATCTATCTCATATTTTGTTAGCTGAAGCACGGCCTCTTTTAGAAactttgaattaaaattaaaaatctacatGCTCTTTAGTTGAACACGtttatttttatgagtttaaCATATAGAAATACTCATAGATGAATACAAATGTTTACCTGTAAGTGTGTTTATTCCAGATTGTTTATAGTAGGAAGAGACTGAAAACTGCCTAAATGGCCATCAGAAGATTCTAGGGACTATGACATATCCATGAAATGAAATACCAGGCAGTCATGTTTTTGGAAAAGAAGTAGATTTATAAGCACTGATATGGAATGACATACTCAAAAGTGTAGTTGGTAGTGCTGTGACAGAAAGCAACAGTGGCATGGGACAACTGGTGTTTgttaagggtgtgtgtgtgagagagagacagagacagagacagagacagagagaatccATGCAGAGCCTACCTAGAGAAGGATGCACATAAAAAAATGTCAAcaggcagatgaatggataaagaagatgtggttcatatatacaatggaatattactcaacataaaaaagaatgaaataatgtcatttgcagcaacacagatggacctagagattatcatactaaattaagtaagtcaggcaaagacaaataccatataatatcactaatatgtggaatctaaaaaaatgatacaaatgaacttatttacaaaacagaaacatagacatggaaaacaaatttatggttatcaaagtgggggagggataaattaggagtttaggattagcaggtacaaactaccatatataaaaagctaaatgacaaggtcctactgtatagcacagggaaatatattcaatatcttgtaataaactataatagaaaagaatatgaaaaagaatatacatataaatttacatatgactgaatcactttgctgtacaccagaaactaacacaacactgtaaatcaactatacttcaatttaaaaaaataataacttaaaaaaaaaggtgacagAACTGGTGCTAGGAGAGAAAATGGGGACTGGAAGTCAGGGATGtgagggaaattatttttcactgtttatttttattttctttgacgTTTTCCCATGTACatatgcttaaaaatatatatcttagggggaaaaaaaaccaggaAACTATGAATATAAGAGAATATTCTTAATTAGATAAAGGTTATCTATCTCAAACCCACAACAACAGTCAGACATCAGAGTGACACATTAGAATCAGTCCCATTAAATTCAGACATAAAATAAGGATATGTACTATTTGTGCTAATATTCAAATTGTACCTGGTGCAATAAGATGAGGGGGAGGTAGAAATGTATCACTTTCACAAATGGTATAATTATccacatagaaaatccaaaagaatcaattgaaaaattattcgaactttttaattttattagaatattttttatgtattgtaaGAAGTTATCCAGGTAGTCAAATAAATATAAGATTCACATACAGAAATCAGTAGCTTTTTTATGCATCAGACAAAACCAACCTAAAAGTGTAACttaaagacacatacacacacacacacacacacacacacacacgcattcaAGATAGACACATTTCAAAATATACAGgaataaacacagaaaagaaacataCCATACTTATGTAAAAAGAGTTATAAAGCTTTACCAAAGAATAAGATTTGAATAAATGGGGAGATACACCACGGTATAAAGATGTCGATTCTCCTATAAATTAATATCTAAATTCAGGAAAGTTCCTATCAAATTGCCAGTGGATTTACTTgacaaacttattctaaaattcatctataagaaaaatatttaaatagaaacaagaaaattttgaTATAGAATGATGGTGACATTGCTCATTTAAAGGGCAATATAAATGGCCCCTGAGTGGGAAAAGATGGCCAACTtcactaataatcagagaaatgcaaaataagaaaataacaagaTACCATTTTTTTGTCCTTAAATATCCTGAAATATCTAAAAGATAATTTGAGGggggagagaaacagaaactcacAGATACTGTAGATGGAAGTTTAATTGTTCCAGTCTGTTCTGAAGGTGGTTTGGCGGTGTTTATTAATACTCTGTGCCTATGGGCCAACTTGGCACTAAGAAGGTAACTTTCAGAGATGACTCCAGAGCACATTTAAACATGCACCCAAAGAGCCCGATAAAGCATGTTCATGTAGCACCACGTCTGACAGTCAAAAATTAGACACAATTCAAAGGCTCATTAGTaagatagttttttaaaacatggtaCATCCATATTAGGGGATACAGTGCAGTAGTTTATTCATACTGACACTGCAAGAACTTCAAGATCAGTTATGTACTTCAAGAACATATGTACTGTGTAACACAGTTTATGTTCAAAATTTCAATGTATTAATAGTTATGCACATGCATGTGATTGTAAAAgcacagaataaaaacaaatggttagggacttccctggtggcacggtggttaagaatctgcctgccaatgcaggggacacgggttcgagccctggtccgggaagatcccacatgccacggagcagctaagcctgtgcaccacaactactgagcctgcgtgccacaactattgaaacctgcatgtctagagcccgtgctccgcaacaagagaagccaccacagtgagaagcccgtgcactggaaggaagagtagcccccactcgccacaactaggagaaagtctgcgtgcagcaacgaagacccaacacagccaaaaataaataaatttttaaaaaaatgattagctTACTTCTGGGGACAGGACAAGGATTAGAGATGTGGTGAAATCAAAGGAGACTCCTGCTTTCTCTGTTTGTTTgaaatttcaagataaaaatgtaagcctatattaattatgtaatttaaaaccTCTCCCAAAAGTTAATGTGGCAATTTCAAAATTTAAgcacatttttgtttaaaacacattcatttaaaatgtgtatgtcatcacatatctttattttataaggacctgaatatttttcaaccttattaaaaccataaaaatactttaaaggtGGGGGAGTGGCAACATTACCTGTTGCCTTTCTGGTTTCCCTATATAAGGACTTTATGTTTCTTTATGTTATCACTGCAAGAAAACTTCACCTCAGCATTGAGGCACATACAGTCTATATTCTCTAATCCTAAACAAATCTTATGTCAAACCTCAGTGCTGGATCAGAAAATACATACTTTTAGAATGTGTGATGAAATAACAATATTGCAAAACTCATCAGGAATCTTCTGGAAGGGTTAGGGCTCCAGTGGAGAACCGGCCTTTTTGTTAATCACGAACCTTacttttggattctttttcaaatactctgtatagctttgctgggGAATAAATTTAAAAGCGTTCCATAACTCATTATAATGTCTTGGAAAGCGTCTGAAAATTGGGACCACCACAGCTTCCTGACAGACGTATGATATTTGGTTATTTGAAAAGCCATCGAGACAAGATGGAACATAGTCACATGCCCAAAGATTGAAATTTCTTGAAATGTGTTGCCTTTTTTCTGAGGAGATCTTCTTTCGTCCCAGGCCCTGGAGAAGAATCACAAGAAGGTTAGGAGAAAAATATTCAGGGTCACACAGTTCGGATGTCTTTAGTAAAACCACCTTCATGACATCCTATCTCTAAATGCACAGTATGATCACCCTTACAAGAAACATCCTTTATCAACCTGTTGAAGGCTATAAATTGACACTCACAACATCCTGGTTCTCAGAGCCTTCCACTCCCACCAAGAGGACTGGACTTCTAGAGACATGGAGGGCAGAACCGGAGAGACCACAGCCTGGACTCCCTGGGACCCCAAGTAGGTTCTCTGCACCCAGGTGGCTCCTCAGTATATCCACCCCAGGCTGCATCTCCAGCACTCAGTGGGATGGTTCTTACACCGAGAGATCCAAAGATTCTTTCCTATCCCAGAGGATTCCCAATATCCCAGCACCTTTGGGTCTCTGATCACAGGCTTCCTCATCAACTCTTACTAGTGTGgccattagaaaattttaaattacatatgcgCTCGCAATCTCTTTTCGTTGCCCAGTGCTTTGTTAACCACCACTAACCAGTGCTATcagactttattttcttcagtgatgGGGAAACACCACCTCCAGAGAAAAGACAACTGCAGTTACTAGGAAGTCCTTCTTTATATCATGTAAGCTCCCCATCCATTCCTTTGACTCCTCatggatcctggctctgccatccagagacacacacaggcaaTCCGTCCTTCCCATGACAGATCTTCACAAGAAATCTCACAAATGAGACAGTTGATGGGAAAGCACCTTGATGAGCATGAAATTCACAGAAACCTAGGCGGAAGGAAGGCTGGTGCAGATTTTGAAAGCTACGTGGGACTCTGAGAATTTTATGCTTTTCCCCCCCCCGGTAACCTGTTATGAGGCTTTAATCTTGTTCCAATTTTGAGGTCAGTCCTCTATCTTCAACACGTCTCAGAAAATCAAAAGCCCTAATGTCGCTTCTCATTTTATTAGCAACTTGGAGAGAAATACTCACAGAGTCGAGGTAGAATCCAGAGTTCTGACAGCTGTGACGATTGTCGTGTACAGAGAAGGGGAAGTTGTTATTCACTGCTTGCTGGAAAAGAGCAAGGGAAGAGATAAAAAGGCACACATCAGAACCCCAGTATGCTTCCAGAACACACCTACAGGGGCATGGAAGGAAGATGGAGGAGGCAAAGTGACCTCTAAGTAAGAATTAAacccatcagggcttccctgatggcgcagtgcttaagaatccacctgccaatgcaggggacacgggttcaagccctggtccgggaagatcccacacgcctcagagcaactaagcccatgccccacaactactgagcccacgcaccacagctattgaagcccgtgtgcctagagcccgtgctccgcagcaagagaagccactgcaatgagaaacccgtgcaccacatcgaagagcagccccgctcgccacagctagagaaagccctcgcgcagcaacgaagacacaaagcagccaaaaataaacaaaataaatacatttatttaaaaaaagaagaagtaaattcATCGACAGCGATGGCGCACACGGCACAGGGTGAGGTCTTGGGTGTGTGCGTCAGCTCAAGGCTTTGAAACTCAACCTTATTGTCAGATTGCTGAAAATCATAAAaaatcctcttaaaaaaaaaaaaaatcctctttaaaacattttattgagatacaagGAAGGGAAAGTCTGTAGGCATGGAATTGAAAGCTGGAAAAGAGTTTTGAGGCCATCTTCTTCTTCTGCCCAATATGGATTCTAGTAGACCAGAGCTCTCTGGTCCAGGGCGGCTAAATGTGAAGTTAACCCTGTTTCTCCCTCCGGCCACTTCATGCCCCTAAAGTTGCTCATGAACTGGCCAGCAAGGAAGAACGTGCATGTTGAGAACTCTGTCCATAGggacgtccctggcggtccagtggttaagacttcgccttccaatgcagggggtacaagttcagtccctggtcagagagctaagatcccacatggctcacggccaaaaaaccccgaaaacataaaacagaagcaatattgtaacaaattcaataaagactttaaaaatggtctacatccaaaaaaaatcttcacaaagaaaagaaaagaactctgTCCATAGAGGAGCCTAAGTTTATTGTCTGGACCAGAGgtatttccttttaaaggctATCTGAGGTATCGTACTGACCAGTGTATGAGGTAGGATGCTACCAGAATTTAGGGGTCCAGGGAGGGCAAGTGAGCAGTTCCTTCTGAGAAAGAGCTGTCTGGTGCCAGTGGTGCCACCCCCTTGAAGAGCCAGGGGGGCACATGGCCAGCTCTCAGGACTCACCTTCTCCCGCACTTTGTAGATCGCCGGTAGCTTCTCCTCCACTTGCCGAGATAAACGTGGACTACTGGACTCTTTTAACATGGTACGTGTGATGGATTCTGGTGTCTTTTGCATTAGTCCAACGT
This genomic window contains:
- the TEX36 gene encoding testis-expressed protein 36 — encoded protein: MPKGRRFNPPLDKDGRWFPHVGLMQKTPESITRTMLKESSSPRLSRQVEEKLPAIYKVREKQAVNNNFPFSVHDNRHSCQNSGFYLDSVSISLQVANKMRSDIRAFDFLRRVEDRGLTSKLEQD